Below is a genomic region from Pyxidicoccus trucidator.
ACCTCGTGGCCCGCCTCCGTCAGTGTCTTGCGCAGCCGCGCCTGCACCTCGGGCACCTGCTTCACGTCCTTGAGGTACAGGTAGATGGCGCCGGTGGTGTCCTCCCGGAGCTGGTAGAGCGAGCGCAGCGTCCCCGCCGGTACGTAGACGTTGAAGTCGCTCATCAGCCCGATGTTCGCGGCGATGGCCACCACCCGCAGGTCCACCGTGTTGCTGGTGCCGCGCATGGTGGGCGCGGCCATCGTCACCGTGTCGCCCACCTTGACCTCCAGCCGCTTCGCCTGCTTCTCGAAGAGCAGCACGGTGTTGGGCTCGGCCAGCCCGTCCAGGGTGCCCTCGCGCACCTGGATGACCTGGCGGAAGCCCGGCTCGGACGCCACGTCGATGCCGCCCACGCCCAGCTGCATGGAGCCGGCCTCGCTCACCACCTTGGCGTAGCCGCGCCCGCGGTGGACGATGAAGTCCAGCTCCGGCACGTCCTTGCGGACCTGCTCGAGGATTTTCGGGTAGCCCGTGACGATGGGCGCGGCCTGCCCGGCCGACACCTTGTAGAAGCCGCCCACGTTGACGTGGCCGGTGGACAGCGTGGTGGCGGACCGCAGCATCGTCTCCTCCATCCCGGTGGACAGTCCCATCAGGATGACGAGCAGCGCGGTGACGCCGGCAATGGCCCCGCCCAGCAGCAGCGTGCGGCGGCGGTGGGTGCCCAGGTTGCGGAAGGCGATGAGGAAGAGCTGGAGCATGTCTTTACTCGTCCGTCTGCATCGCCTGGAGGGGCGAGACCCGGGTCGCGAGGAACGCGGGATAGAGGGTGGAGATGGCGGACACCACGAGCACGATGACGAAGGCCGCCACCAGGTTGCCAAGGCTCAGCGTGGGGTACAGCCGGGGACCGGAGAAGAAGAAGTAGAGCGCCTCGTTGTTGGCGGGGATGCCGGCGTTGCCCAGCGCGGCCATGATGCCGCTGCCAATCAGCGAGCCGCCCGCGCCGAAGACGAGTCCCAGCAGCACCGTCTCCACCAGCACCATGCCCAGCACGAAGGAGCGCTGCGCTCCAATCGCCCGCATGGTGCCCACCTCGCGCACGCGCTGCAGCGTGGCCATCATCATCGCGTTGTTGATGATGACCAGCGCCACCACGAAGATGATGAAGACGGCGAAGTAGAGCACCAGCTTCGCCATCAGCACGAACTGGCCGATGATGCCCGCCGCCTGCTGCCAGGACACCACCCGCAGCTTCAGCCCCGCGTCCGTGGCCGACTGCTTCAGCTCCGCCATCGTCTGCTGGAGCTGCTCCGGGTCCTTGAGAATCACCGCCGCGCTGAGCGCCACGCCCTTCTCGATTTCCTCCTGCGAGTAGACGCGCGCCGCCAGGTCGTCCCGGCGCAGCGAGCCCAGGGTGCCGTCGAACGCGTCGCTCTCGTCGATGAGGCCCGGCGTGGCGTTGGCCACCAGCGTGTTGCCGCTGTCCTCGCCGAAGAGGGCGTCCTCGGCATTGGCCCGGTCCACCACCTTCACGGCGCTCGCCTTCTGCATCTCGGCGATCTCCTCCTTCCGGTCCGCGGTGAGGTAGCCGTACAAGTCACGGAAGGACATCAGGTCCATCAGGTTGATGGCCCCGGCCATCGCCGACTTCTCCAGGCCCTTGAACTGGTAGGTGCCATAGATTTTCACGTTGACGCTCTGCACGTAGCCGGTGCGCGTGAAGGCGGTGATGGTGAGGCTGTCACCCAGCCGGATGCGGTACAGCTCCAGCAGGGGCGCCAGCTCCGAGTAGAACTGCGCGTAGCGGGCGTCGAAGTTGGCGTCGTCGGTGGCGAAGAACTCCGACAGCAGCTTCTCCAGCTTCGGCTCCTGGCTGCCCAGCAGCTTCTGCAGCCGCTCGGTGGCCAGGCGCGTCTTGATGGGGTCCAGCTGGAAGAGGATTTCCCGCGTCTGCGTCTGGTTCTCCTTCACCCAGCGCTGCAGCTGCGGGTCCGTGGCGATGAGCTTCTGGTTGAGGTCCCTCGCCTGCTTGATGTTGTCCAGCCGCAGCGCCGTCTTCAGCTTGAGGAAGTTCTCGTAGAAGAACTTGGACAGCAGCATTCCGCGCTTGCCCTGGGGAACGGCCTGGCCGTCCACCAGCTCCATGCGGTCGAAGGTGCGCTGGAAGGCGTCCAGGTCCGTGCCCGCGTAGCGCATGTCGAGCAGGTCTCCGTCCGGAATCTGCGGGGCGATGCGGTTCTCCAGGAACTCCAGCGAGCCGAACGGGTCCTGGTCGAAGGCGTCCCAGAACGCGTCCGTGCGCGCCCGGGCGAGCGCCTCCACCTCGGCCGGGTCCTGGGCCGCGTCGCTCAGGAGCGCCCGCGCCTTGGCGTTCTGCTCCTCGATGAGCGACACCATCTGCCGCACGTGCGCCTTGACGCTGTCGATGCTCTCGCGCAGGGCCGGCGTCTCGCCGCCCTCCGCGCGCTTCTTGTACAAGTCACGCATGCGGGCGAGCGTCAGGTCCACCGTGTTGCCCGAGGAGATGAGCGCGCCGCTGGTGCCCATGGGCACCACCGTCTTCACGTTGGGGTGCTTCTCCAGCACCGGTTTGATTCGGCTGAAGTCGTCGAGCGCCGCCAGGTCCGGCTCGCCGGCCATGCCGCCGTAGAGGGCCAGCTCGTCCTTGGACTCGTCCGAGTACACCTGGAGGTGCCCCGCCACGCTGCCGATGATGCTGCGGCTCATGGCGCTGTCCATGCTGTCCAGCAGCGCGCCGCCCACCACCACGAGCAGCGTGCCCAGGAAGATGATGCCGCCGATGAGCAGGTTGATCTTGCTGGTGAACAGGTTGCGGAACGCCACCTGCAACAGCAGCCGGAAATGCCCTCCCATGTCAGTGACTCCCCGCGGCCATGGCCCGCTGCGCCTCGGTGGCGCTGAGGCGGTCCAAAATCTTCCCGTCCGCCAGGCGCCACACGGCGTTGGCGTGGTTCATCACCTTGGCGTCGTGGGTGGAGAAGATGAAGGTGGTGCCCTCCTTCTGGTTGAGCTCCTTCATCAGGTCGATGATGTGCTGGCCCGTCACCGAGTCGAGGTTGGCGGTGGGCTCGTCCGCCAGCACCAGCTGGGGCCGGGTGACGAGCGCGCGCGCCACCGCCACGCGCTGGCGCTGGCCGCCGGACAGCTCGTTGGGCCGGTGCTTCGCGTGGCTCGCCAGCCCCACCTGCTCCAGCAGCTGCATGACGCGCTCGCGGCGCTGGGCCTTGTCCAGCTTGCGCTGGAGCAGCAGCGGGAACTCCACGTTCTGGAAGACGCTGAGCACCGACACCAGGTTGAAGCTCTGGAAGATGAAGCCGATGGTGTGCAGGCGCAGGTCGGTGAGCTGCCGCTCGCTGAGCTGCTTGGTGTCCTGGCCGGCCACGCTCACCACGCCGGTGGTGGCGGTGTCCACGCAGCCGATGAGGTTGAGCAGCGTCGTCTTGCCGCTGCCGGACGGGCCGGCGATGGAGATGAACTCTCCCGGGTGCACCTGGAGGTCCACGCCGCGGAGCGCGGGCACGACGACCTTGCCCAGGGTGTAGTCCTTGGTCACGTTCGTGATGGAGACGATGGGGGACTTCGCTGCGGCGTTCATGCGGTGCGTCCTTTCGGAGCCTTGGAAGTGCGGCCGGGGCGGGTGGCGCGGGAGGCGCGCCAACGCTCGGCGATGCCGGCCATCTCGGCCAGATAGAAATCACAGAACTCGGCGGCCTCGCGCAGGTGCGGCTTGGCGGCGAGGTGCGGCGTGGCCAGGGCACTCTGGCACACCCGGACGAAGGCCTTCATCGCATCCTCCGCGGTGTGCAGCCGGCTCTCCCAGCCCTCGGAGCTGATGACGTAGTAGTGCTGCCGGTCGCCCGGCACGCTGGCCGGCTCCACCAGCCCCATGGCCATGCAGGCGCGGATGTTGGTGGACACGGAGGCGGCGCTCACCTTGAGCAGCTCGGCGATGCGCTTGAGCGACAGCGGCTCCTCGGCGAGCATCAGCAGCGCGTGGATGCGCCCGCCGATGCGCGTGCCCCCCTGCCGTTCGAAGTGCAGCCCCATCGCCTCGATGAAGCGGTGCTCGGCGGCGCCCAGCTCCGTCATGCCCGGTCTCCGTGCCCCCCCGCCCGGGCCTCGCGCTGCTCGCGCGGGCGGGGCCCTGGAAGGCACGCCGGCATGTAGTGGATTCAGTTCATTCAGTCAAGACTGAACGGACTGAAGCAGCTGAACACAGTGGCGCCGGAAGTGTGTCACGGAGGGGCGTCGCCCTGGCCCGGAAACGGAAAGGGCCCGCGGCCATTTTGGCCGTGGGCCCTTTCGCTTCCCCGCGTGGGGGAGGGTGGTCTGTCACGGGCGTGTGTCCGTGCTCCTTCCGGTGTGGGTTGGCCTCAGCGCGTGTCGCTGTCGGCGCCCGTGTCGGGGTTCATGGTGTCGTCACCGGAGCCGCCCATGCCGGGGTCGGTGGCCGGAGGCGCCTCCATGCCCTTGTCCTCCTCGAGCCCGGTGCCCTGGTTGATGGACGAGTCGGGCGCCATCATGTCCTCGGAGCCCGAGCCGCCGGTGCCGGACATGGAGATGCTCTTGGCGATGTTGTCCGTCTCCTTCACCTCGTAGCTGGCGCGGATCTCCTGGCCCACCTGCAGGTCCTTGGAGCGCTTGAGGTTCGGGTCGCTGAACTGGGTGCTCTTGTCCACCTTCAGCGGCACCACCGCGCCCTGCATGTCCACCCAGACCATCTTCGAGTCGGCCTTGACGACCTTGCCCGTCAGCTCCTTCTGGCCCATGGCGGCGCCCGAGCCTCCCATGGCCGGGTCCTGCTGCACGGCGCCCGAGCCGCCCATGGCCGGGTCCTGGGTGGCGGTGTCGTGCTGCATGCTGCTGTCCTGCGGCAGGCTCTCGCTACCTGCGGCGCCGGCGCCTCCCTGCGCGGAGGACGGGTCCTGCTGTGGCGGCTTGTTCTTGTCGTCGTTCGCGAGGGCGGCGCCCGAGCCGAGCAGTGCGATGGTCGCGAAAACCCCAACCAGCTTCTTCATGGAGCTTCTCCTGTGTGAGTGCGGCGGAGGGCGTGCGGGCCACTCCGTTGCGGAAAACCTAGGTGCGGGGGTGGAAGTGGACAGGGCTTGCAGGGCAGTCCGGTGGAGTGCCTGTTCCCTCCTCGGCCGGTGGGACGTGGAGTGTCATCCCCACTTGAAGAAGGGGGGCTGCTTGAAGGGGACAGGGCTTTTCCCCTACCGTCCCGGGTCCAGTGCCCATCGGCCGTACGGCCGCTGGCCCGACAGGAGACCTGCTCCGCAATGCCCCCGTCCTCCAAGCCTTCCACCCCGGCCCCGGCCCCGGAGCTGCCCGCGCCCTCCTATCCCGCTGTCGAGTCCCTCCTCGAGGCGACCCCGGTGGACGACGTCCGCGCCTTCTTCGCTCCGGTGAAGGCCGGCCTCGCCGAGCTCAAGGGCCCCAAGGTGGAGCAGGGCAAGAAGGCGCAGGCCGCCATCGCCCGTGCCGAGGAGCTGCTGGAGCTGCTCGTGGACACCCGCGAGCGCATGCTGGCCGAGGCCAAGGGCAGCAAGGGTCGCCGCTAAGTATCAGGAATGACACGGGTTTTCAGGGCGGGGCAGCTTTTTTGCCTGGATCAGGAAACCCGGGGCCCGCATGGCCGATAATACGAGGGAGAGCATCCGGAACATTGGGGATCTCTACCCTTTCCGCTGGCAGCAGCGCCTGGAGGAAGCAATGGCGAAGATCGACAACATGATGGGCCCGAACGTGCGTCTCTCGACCAACGTGACGACGGCGCGGCAGACGCCGCAGACGGGCTTTGGCGCCCGGCTGCAGAACGGACTCAACAGCGCGGCGGGCGCGGTCGGCGCCGGCGTGGGCGCGGTGGCCGGCATGATTCCGGGCGGGCAGATTGTGTCCGCCGCGGTCTCGTCCATGCACACCTTCTCCAGCACCAGCGGCTCCGGCATGGCCGGCGCGCCGTACGCCGGTGTCATGGGCACGGCGGTCGCGCCGATGGGCGGCGGCATGGGTGGCGGAATGGGCGGCGGCGCGGCGTCCATGATGTCCGGCTCGGCCGGCATCTCCGTGGGCGGCGGCGTGGCGGGCGGCATCGGCGGCACGCCGACGTCGGGTGTTGGCGCCAACGCCAGCCCCACCGACACCGTGAACGGCAGCTTCTCGCTGAACAAGATGGCCGAGGAGAACTCCAAGCTCCTCAACCTGCAGGCCGCCATCCAGCAGGAGTCGCAGACCTTCACCGCGATTTCCAACGTGATGAAGTCGCGGCACGATTGCATCAAGAACTCCATCAGCAACGTCCGCTAGAGCGCGGCGAGCCACCTCCGACGGGTCCGGGAGCGGCGCCGCTCCCTGTCCCGGCGGACGCGGAAAGGAAGAGCGAAGTCCATGGCGGAGAGCTCGGAGATTTCGAACAGCCTCGTCCCCGTCGGGCGCCAGCAGGCCATGGTCCTGCTGGAGACCGGCTACCTGTGGTTGGACATGGGCCACTTCGACAAGGCCCGGGACGTCTTTGCCGGGGCCGCGGCGCTGATGCCGAAGAGCGAGGTTCCGCAGCTGGGGCTGGGCGCGGTGGAGTTCGCGCAGGGCCGCCACGACAAGGCACTGCAGGCCTACCGCTCGGCGCAGCGGCTGGCGCCCCAGGCCGCGTTGCCTCGCGCCCACGCGGGCGAGGCGCTACTGTTCATGGGGAAGGTGCCCGAGGCCCTCAAGGAGCTGAAGGCCGCCATGGACCTGGAGCCGGACGGTGATGCCGCGAAGCTGGCTCAGTCGCTCATCCAGGCGAAGGAGGCAGGAATCCTGCCTCCGGCCAAGAAGTAGAAGACGGGAGGAGAAGGCGATGGCTGTCGGTGGCGTGGGACGAGGGGGTGGCAAGGGGCGTGCCGGTGGCGCGAAGGGCGCTGCTGGCGCCGCGCCGGCGGCGGGTGCGAGCTTTGGCGGCAAGGTGGACAAGGCCGAGTCTCTTGTCGGTCCCTCGGGTCTGGTAGGCTCCAGCAACGTCCAGGGCCCCCAGGCTGCGGACCCGGTCGCCGCCCAGGCGGTGGCCATTGCCCGGAAGCTGAAGAACGGGGGCTTCAAGAGCAAGGAGGAGGCGACGAAGGCACTCGTCGCCGAAATCCTGAAGGAGAAGCTCCGCATGAAGTCCTCCTCCCTCACGAGCAAGATCTCCGATGCGCTGCAGGATGATCCGCGGCTGAACCAGGTTCTCGAGCGGCTGTGGTCCAAGGCCGAGTGAGCTGCGCTTGGCTCTGGGCGACGACAGGAAGGTCATCCTCGAGAAGTACGGGCCCTACGTCCGGTCGCTGGCTGCGACTGTGCGCAAGCAGTTCAACGCCCAGCTCGAGCTGGATGAGCTGGTGGCCTACGGACAGATAGGCCTCCTGGAGGCCGCGGAGCGGTTCGACCCGAAGGTGGGCGCCAACTTCCTCACCTTCGCGCACTACCGCATCAAGGGCGCCATCTTCGACGGCCTGCGGAAGATGGGAATCCTGCGGGGCTCGGATGCCCGCACGGCCTTCGCGGGGGAGCGGGCGGCGGCGTACCTGGGAAATCTTTCGGACCGCGAGTCGGGAGCAGGCAACCGCGGCAGCTCTTTTGACGATGATGTCAGTGACATCTCGGATGCGGTGGCCGGGCTCGCGATGGTGTTCGCGACGAGCCTGGAAGGGGCGGACACGGCGGGCTACACCGACGAGTCGCTGCCGGTGGACGTCCGGATGGAGCTGGAGCAGACGAAGAACCGAGTGCGGGCGGCGATAGAGAAGCTCCCGGAGAAGGAGAAGAAGCTCCTCCAGGGGTACTACTTCCAGGGAAGGACCCTGGAAGAGGCGGGCGCGGAGATTGGGCAGTCGAAGAGCTGGGCGTCGCGGCTGCATGCGCGCGCCATCGACCGGCTCAAGGAACTTTTGAACGAGGAGGAGGAACTGCCTCCTTCCCCGACAGATGCAAGGAGGGTCTCACATGGCGGGTCCGATGGCCGGGGTCTCCGCGGCGCAGGTGGCGCAGCAGAAGCTGCAAGACCAGGGCGCCCAGCAGACGAACAAGCAGGGAGCGTCGAAGTTCGACGGAGTTCTCGCTGACAAGGCCCAGGGGGCGGGCCAGGTGGACGCCACCCAGGGCGTGAACAAGGCCCAGGCCGCGCAGGCCACCCAGAAGGCGGACGCCGTCCGCCAGGTGGAGACCGTCAACAAGACGGAGAAGGCCGCCCTCAACAAGGTGAACGTCGCGGGCCAGGAGCCCATGACGGCCAAGGGCGCCGAGCCCGTGGCCGCCAAGGCCGAGACGGCCAAGACGTCCAAGGCCGGCGACATGATGACGCAGGTGGTGGGCGACCTGGAGAAGGGTCAGCTCAACCTGGAGAAGATCATCTCCCAGGCCTCCAGCGGGAAGCAGTTCTCCAACGCCGAGCTGCTCTCCCTCCAGGCGTCCATGTACCAGTACACCCAGCAGCTCGACCTGACGTCCAAGGTGGTGGAGAAGGCGACCACCGGCCTCAAGGACGTCGTCAAGACGCAGGTCTAGGCCTCCCACCAGGCTCCCGGCGACGCCGGTGAAGGGCGGCTCCTCCCTCCCGGGAGGGGGCGCCCTTCCGCGTTTTCCGGGGGCCTAGTAAGCTCTCTCCGCCCATGATTCGCCGACCGCACGCGTTTGCCGCCCCGCTCCTCGCCCTCTTCCTCCTGACGGGCTGCCACATCGAGCTCCAGCACGAGCTGACGGAGTCGGACGCCAACGAAATCTACGTCCTGCTCAGCAAGAACGGCATCAACGCCAAGAAGGAGAAGGAGGAGGGCGGCAACGAGGTCCGGTTCATGATCACCGTGCCCAAGGCGGACGCCGCCCAGGCCGCGGAGCTGCTCAAGCGCAACTCGCTGCCGCGCCCGGTGGAGAAGGGCCTGGCCCACTTCGCCAAGGGCAGCATGGTGCCCACCGCCACCGAGGAGCGCGCCATGCTCCTCAAGGCGATGGGCGGCGAGGTCTCCAACGCGCTCAATCAGATTGACGGCGTGCTGGAAGCG
It encodes:
- a CDS encoding ABC transporter permease; amino-acid sequence: MLQLFLIAFRNLGTHRRRTLLLGGAIAGVTALLVILMGLSTGMEETMLRSATTLSTGHVNVGGFYKVSAGQAAPIVTGYPKILEQVRKDVPELDFIVHRGRGYAKVVSEAGSMQLGVGGIDVASEPGFRQVIQVREGTLDGLAEPNTVLLFEKQAKRLEVKVGDTVTMAAPTMRGTSNTVDLRVVAIAANIGLMSDFNVYVPAGTLRSLYQLREDTTGAIYLYLKDVKQVPEVQARLRKTLTEAGHEVMDNDPRAFFFKFEVVNREAWTGQKLDLTNWEDEISFINWTLTALKGLTGILIFVLLIIICVGIMNTLWIAIRERTREIGTLRAIGMQRTRVLAMFVFEALTLGFLGTLTGALVGLGVCLAVNAAGVSVPEVVAVFIMSEKLNLAVHPNSVVGAMLFITACTTAISLIPSFLAARLKPVTAMHHIG
- a CDS encoding tetratricopeptide repeat protein — translated: MAESSEISNSLVPVGRQQAMVLLETGYLWLDMGHFDKARDVFAGAAALMPKSEVPQLGLGAVEFAQGRHDKALQAYRSAQRLAPQAALPRAHAGEALLFMGKVPEALKELKAAMDLEPDGDAAKLAQSLIQAKEAGILPPAKK
- a CDS encoding sigma-70 family RNA polymerase sigma factor produces the protein MALGDDRKVILEKYGPYVRSLAATVRKQFNAQLELDELVAYGQIGLLEAAERFDPKVGANFLTFAHYRIKGAIFDGLRKMGILRGSDARTAFAGERAAAYLGNLSDRESGAGNRGSSFDDDVSDISDAVAGLAMVFATSLEGADTAGYTDESLPVDVRMELEQTKNRVRAAIEKLPEKEKKLLQGYYFQGRTLEEAGAEIGQSKSWASRLHARAIDRLKELLNEEEELPPSPTDARRVSHGGSDGRGLRGAGGAAEAARPGRPADEQAGSVEVRRSSR
- a CDS encoding ATP-dependent helicase HrpB gives rise to the protein MAGPMAGVSAAQVAQQKLQDQGAQQTNKQGASKFDGVLADKAQGAGQVDATQGVNKAQAAQATQKADAVRQVETVNKTEKAALNKVNVAGQEPMTAKGAEPVAAKAETAKTSKAGDMMTQVVGDLEKGQLNLEKIISQASSGKQFSNAELLSLQASMYQYTQQLDLTSKVVEKATTGLKDVVKTQV
- a CDS encoding ABC transporter ATP-binding protein, whose translation is MNAAAKSPIVSITNVTKDYTLGKVVVPALRGVDLQVHPGEFISIAGPSGSGKTTLLNLIGCVDTATTGVVSVAGQDTKQLSERQLTDLRLHTIGFIFQSFNLVSVLSVFQNVEFPLLLQRKLDKAQRRERVMQLLEQVGLASHAKHRPNELSGGQRQRVAVARALVTRPQLVLADEPTANLDSVTGQHIIDLMKELNQKEGTTFIFSTHDAKVMNHANAVWRLADGKILDRLSATEAQRAMAAGSH
- a CDS encoding RNA-binding protein, with amino-acid sequence MKKLVGVFATIALLGSGAALANDDKNKPPQQDPSSAQGGAGAAGSESLPQDSSMQHDTATQDPAMGGSGAVQQDPAMGGSGAAMGQKELTGKVVKADSKMVWVDMQGAVVPLKVDKSTQFSDPNLKRSKDLQVGQEIRASYEVKETDNIAKSISMSGTGGSGSEDMMAPDSSINQGTGLEEDKGMEAPPATDPGMGGSGDDTMNPDTGADSDTR
- a CDS encoding ABC transporter permease, whose amino-acid sequence is MGGHFRLLLQVAFRNLFTSKINLLIGGIIFLGTLLVVVGGALLDSMDSAMSRSIIGSVAGHLQVYSDESKDELALYGGMAGEPDLAALDDFSRIKPVLEKHPNVKTVVPMGTSGALISSGNTVDLTLARMRDLYKKRAEGGETPALRESIDSVKAHVRQMVSLIEEQNAKARALLSDAAQDPAEVEALARARTDAFWDAFDQDPFGSLEFLENRIAPQIPDGDLLDMRYAGTDLDAFQRTFDRMELVDGQAVPQGKRGMLLSKFFYENFLKLKTALRLDNIKQARDLNQKLIATDPQLQRWVKENQTQTREILFQLDPIKTRLATERLQKLLGSQEPKLEKLLSEFFATDDANFDARYAQFYSELAPLLELYRIRLGDSLTITAFTRTGYVQSVNVKIYGTYQFKGLEKSAMAGAINLMDLMSFRDLYGYLTADRKEEIAEMQKASAVKVVDRANAEDALFGEDSGNTLVANATPGLIDESDAFDGTLGSLRRDDLAARVYSQEEIEKGVALSAAVILKDPEQLQQTMAELKQSATDAGLKLRVVSWQQAAGIIGQFVLMAKLVLYFAVFIIFVVALVIINNAMMMATLQRVREVGTMRAIGAQRSFVLGMVLVETVLLGLVFGAGGSLIGSGIMAALGNAGIPANNEALYFFFSGPRLYPTLSLGNLVAAFVIVLVVSAISTLYPAFLATRVSPLQAMQTDE
- a CDS encoding GbsR/MarR family transcriptional regulator; amino-acid sequence: MTELGAAEHRFIEAMGLHFERQGGTRIGGRIHALLMLAEEPLSLKRIAELLKVSAASVSTNIRACMAMGLVEPASVPGDRQHYYVISSEGWESRLHTAEDAMKAFVRVCQSALATPHLAAKPHLREAAEFCDFYLAEMAGIAERWRASRATRPGRTSKAPKGRTA